The Xylophilus rhododendri region ATGCGGTCGGTGGGCGACGCGCATCTTCGGCTTGTACTGGGCGATCACGGCATCCATGGCGTTCCTTGTGCTTGCGCGGCACGCCGGCGTTGGGCGGCTCGCGCGTCTCCAGCCACCACGATAGGGCTGGCCCGCGGCCTGCCATGTCAGTCGATGACCGACGCTCGCGTGGGAAGAAGGATGCGGCCGCTCAGCCCTTGAAGACCTTGCGCGCCCGCACGCCGATCTGCAGCAGCCGCAGGTAGCCATGGGGCAGGGCGGCCTGCTCGTGGCTGAGGGACTGGCGGATGTGCCCGGCTTGCGCCGTCAGCCGCGGCTGCTTGAGCACGGTGCCCGCGCCGTCGCGCAAGACGGCCACGGCGGGTGTCTGGGCCTGCCGGCCGTTCTGCACCACCACGGCGGTCTCGCCCGATTCGAGCAGCACGAAGCTGCCCGGTGGAAAGCGGCCGATGGCCCGCAGCAAGGCCTGGCCGATGACGGCGACATAGGGATTGCTCCGGCCATCCACCAGTGCGCCGTAGGAGTCGCTGGCGGTGCGGCCGCTGCGGCTGGCGCGCGGGCTGATCATGGCCGCGTAGCGGTCGATGGTGGCCAGGATGTGCGGCAGCTGCATCGGCTGCGCCAGGGTGTTCCAGGCCGGCAGGCGGGCGCTGCCGCCTTCGATGTGGTGGTGGCCCACCAGCTCCAGCCAGAGGCCGTCGTCCACGCCCAGGCGGCGCAGCAGCAGGGCGCTGTCGTCGGGATGGCGATCGACGATCTGGCGCTGCCCGGGCGAGAGCCTTTCGGTCTGCAGGGCGAGTTCGTCCTGCAGCTGGGTCATGGCGATGTTCATCGTCATGGCGGCGCGCACCAGCGCGTCGCGGCCGGCCGGATGCAGGCGCATCTCCTGGGCCAGCACATGGCAGAGCGTGGCGCAGACCAGGGCATGCGAGGCGCTGTAGCCCACCGAGGAGGTGGAGGCCAGCTGGAACAGCAGGTAGAGCGCGGTGTCGGCATCGGCGCGCACCAGGGCCTGCATCCACAGGTCGTACTGCAGGATCTTGCGGGGGAACTCGTGCACCGCCTGGGGATGGGCGAGCACCATCGACAGGCCGCTTTCCAGGTCGGACCACAAGCCCAGCAAATCCTCGCCGCCCTGTTCGTGCGACAGCGGTACCGCGGTCGGGTGCGGCGA contains the following coding sequences:
- a CDS encoding HD-GYP domain-containing protein; amino-acid sequence: MPHSPHPTAVPLSHEQGGEDLLGLWSDLESGLSMVLAHPQAVHEFPRKILQYDLWMQALVRADADTALYLLFQLASTSSVGYSASHALVCATLCHVLAQEMRLHPAGRDALVRAAMTMNIAMTQLQDELALQTERLSPGQRQIVDRHPDDSALLLRRLGVDDGLWLELVGHHHIEGGSARLPAWNTLAQPMQLPHILATIDRYAAMISPRASRSGRTASDSYGALVDGRSNPYVAVIGQALLRAIGRFPPGSFVLLESGETAVVVQNGRQAQTPAVAVLRDGAGTVLKQPRLTAQAGHIRQSLSHEQAALPHGYLRLLQIGVRARKVFKG